From Pseudomonadota bacterium:
ACGGCGTCAAGCACCACCATGCCCGTGTCCACCTCGATCTCATAGTTCTTGAACTGGCCGCCGCTGGAGTTACCCCGCCAGATCCGAAAACTGCGCTTGGTCCCCTGCATCAGCGGCATCTCCCATCATTCAACCCGCCCTCAGCGTGTCTGCCTGCGCCGGCCGCCCAGCGGCCAGCTCCTTGAAACAGCGTTGCCATTCCGGCGCCGCTTCTCCTCGCCAGACACGCCGACTCCGCGCTGAATGACGGAAGATGCCGCTGACGCAGGGGATTAGACATGACCGCCCTCCAGCTGGTCCAAGGTCGCGTGGGCGATCTTGGCGAGCTCCGGTGGAGCCTCGGGGCGCTCTTCTTTGCGCACGTCCATGCTGCCGTCGGGTTGTTTCCGGATCACGATGTTGTACTTGAGCCACTCGTCGCGCTCACCCTCGTAGTCGATCCGGCTATGCGCTCCGCGGCTTTCCCGGCGCATCAGGGCGGCACGGGTGACCGCCTCGGAGACCGTCAACAGGCTGCTCAGGTCGAGCGCCTCGTGCCAACCCGCGTTGAACTGGGGGGCGGCGTGGGCCTTTGCCGTCGCGGCCTCGACCCGCAGCTTGGCGAGCTCGTCGATCGCGGTCTCGAGCTCGTCCTCGATCCGCACGATCCCCACGTAACGTTGCATCATTTCCTGCAGCTTCTCGTGAACCACGAAGGGGTTGGCACCGGTTTCGCGGTTGAGTATGTCGGTCGCCTCGCGCTTGCTCCGCTCGATCTGCCCGGCGTCGGGCTGCGGGGTGCTGCCGAGCCGGTCCAGGTACTCTTTGGCGCCTACCCCGGCCAGGCGCCCGAAAACGATCAGGTCCGAGAGCGAATTGCCACCGAGACGGTTCGCGCCGTGCATGCCTGCCGACGCCTCCCCGCACGCGAACAGGCCGGGTACGCGGGTCATTTGGCTGTCGGCATCCACGCGGATGCCGCCCATGAAATAGTGTAGCGTCGGGCCGACTTCCATCGGCTCCTTGGTGATGTCGACGCCTGCCAGCTCCTTGAACTGGTGGTACATCGACGGGAGCTTGCGTTTGATGGCTTCGGCCGGCACCCGCGACGCGATGTCGAGGAAGGCGCCACCGTGTGGCGAGCCCCGTCCGGCAAGCACCTCCGCCCTGATCGAGCGAGCTACGACGTCGCGCGTAAGCAGCTCGGGCGGGCGCCGGGCATTCTTGTCGCCCGCGAGCCAGCGTGCCGCTTCTTCTTCGCTGTCAGCCGTTTCCGGAGCGAAGCGCTCCGGTATGTAGCCGAACATGAAGCGCTCGCCCTTGTTGTTCTTCAGGATGCCGCCGTCGCCGCGCACGCCTTCAGTGACCAAGGTGCCGCGCACCGAGGGGGGCCAGACCATACCTGTTGGGTGGAACTGCGTGAACTCGATGTCCATCAATTCGGCGCCCACGTCATAGGCCAGCGCGTAGCCATCCCCCGAGTATTCCCATGAGTTCGACGTTACCCGCCAGCAGCGTCCGGCACCACCCGTGGCCATGATGATCGCCCTGGCCTTGAACAGCACGAAGCGGCCGTGCTCGCGCCACAGGCCGAGGGCGCCTGCGATGCGCTCGCCATCCGTGAGGAGCCCGAGGATCTTGCACTCCATGTGCGCGTGCATGCCCTGGTGCACTCCGTAGTGCTGCAGCGTCCGGATCAGCTCGAGCCCGGTGCGGTCACCTACGTGCGCCAGGCGCGGGAAACGGTGCCCCCCGAAGTTGCGCTGGCTGATGAGACCATCCTCGGTGCGGTCGAACACCGCACCCCACTCCTCGAGCTCGCGCACGCGATCCGGGGCCTCCTTGGCGTGCAGCTCCGCCATGCGCCAGACGTTGAGAAATTTGCCTCCACGCATCGTGTCGCGGAAGTGGATCTTCCAGTTGTCGCGCCGATCGGTATTGCCCAAGGCCGCGGCCATGCCCCCTTCCGCCATCACGGTGTGGGCCTTGCCCAGGAGCGACTTGGAGACCAGCCCGGTGTCGAGGCCGAGCTTGGAGCACTCGATCGCGGCGCGCAGGCCCGCGCCGCCCGCGCCGATGACGAGCACGTCGTGCTCGAAGGTCTGTAGCTCCGCTGCATCGCTCATGGGGTCAATCCCAGCTGTTGAGGTCGGCCAGGTATCCCATGGAGACCAAGCGCACGTACAGATCCGTCAAACCGACCCATACCATGCTGACCAGGGCCCACTGCGCGTGATTCGCGTTCAGCTGGGACACCTTTTCCCAAAGCCGAAAGCGCGTCTTGCCGGACCCGCTGCTCGAGTAGCTGTCGAGCCGGCCGCCGACCAGGTG
This genomic window contains:
- a CDS encoding fumarate reductase/succinate dehydrogenase flavoprotein subunit, with protein sequence MSDAAELQTFEHDVLVIGAGGAGLRAAIECSKLGLDTGLVSKSLLGKAHTVMAEGGMAAALGNTDRRDNWKIHFRDTMRGGKFLNVWRMAELHAKEAPDRVRELEEWGAVFDRTEDGLISQRNFGGHRFPRLAHVGDRTGLELIRTLQHYGVHQGMHAHMECKILGLLTDGERIAGALGLWREHGRFVLFKARAIIMATGGAGRCWRVTSNSWEYSGDGYALAYDVGAELMDIEFTQFHPTGMVWPPSVRGTLVTEGVRGDGGILKNNKGERFMFGYIPERFAPETADSEEEAARWLAGDKNARRPPELLTRDVVARSIRAEVLAGRGSPHGGAFLDIASRVPAEAIKRKLPSMYHQFKELAGVDITKEPMEVGPTLHYFMGGIRVDADSQMTRVPGLFACGEASAGMHGANRLGGNSLSDLIVFGRLAGVGAKEYLDRLGSTPQPDAGQIERSKREATDILNRETGANPFVVHEKLQEMMQRYVGIVRIEDELETAIDELAKLRVEAATAKAHAAPQFNAGWHEALDLSSLLTVSEAVTRAALMRRESRGAHSRIDYEGERDEWLKYNIVIRKQPDGSMDVRKEERPEAPPELAKIAHATLDQLEGGHV